A single region of the Rattus rattus isolate New Zealand chromosome 8, Rrattus_CSIRO_v1, whole genome shotgun sequence genome encodes:
- the LOC116906942 gene encoding olfactory receptor 7D4-like has product MKPGNQTSTLEFLLLGLSQDPEHQPMLFGLFLLMFVVTVLGNLLIILVVSIDSHLHTPMYFFLSNLSFSDICFITTTIPKMLVNIQTQSKSITYAECITQMYFFMVFAGVDIFLLSVMAYDQFVAICHPLHYPVIMNPHLSGLLVLVSWFISFSYSLIQSLLMLPLSFCTNQIIKHFYCEHATVLTIACSNTLINYIILYILICVLGFVPFSGILYSYSKIVSSILRIPSTDGKYKAFSTCGSHLSVVSLFYGTGLGVYLSSDASSSSEKGMVASVMYTVVTPMLNPFIYSLRNKDIKKALQALRAIFFLGDKFTCFSILR; this is encoded by the coding sequence ATGAAACCAGGAAACCAAACAAGTACTTTAGAATTTTTACTTCTGGGGCTTTCCCAAGATCCAGAGCATCAACCCATGCTATTTGGACTGTTTCTGCTCATGTTTGTGGTCACTGTGCTTGGGAATCTGCTCATCATTCTGGTCGTCAGCATTGACTCTCACCTGCATactcccatgtacttcttcctatCTAATCTGTCCTTTTCTGACAtttgtttcatcacaacaacaaTCCCTAAGATGTTAGTGAACATCCAAACACAGAGCAAGTCCATCACCTATGCAGAATGCATCACCCAGATGTATTTTTTCATGGTCTTCGCAGGCGTGGACATATTCCTCCTCtctgtgatggcctatgaccAATTTGTGGCCATCTGTCACCCCCTACACTATCCAGTCATTATGAATCCCCATCTAAGTGGCTTGCTGGTTCTTGTATCATGGTTTATTAGTTTCTCATACTCTTTGATCCAGAGTCTGTTGATGCTGCCGCTGTCCTTCTGTACCAATCAGATAATTAAACACTTTTATTGTGAACATGCCACAGTCCTCACTATAGCCTGTTCAAACACACTAATCAATTATATCATTCTTTACATACTGATATGTGTCCTTGGTTTTGTTCCTTTCTCAGGGATTCTTTATTCCTACTCTAAAATTGTTTCCTCTATTTTGAGAATCCCATCAACAGATGGAAAATATAAAGCATTTTCTACCTGTGGGTCTCACCTATCAGTGGTTTCTTTATTCTATGGGACAGGCCTTGGTGTGTACCTTAGTTCTGATGcatcttcctcttctgagaagggCATGGTGGCGTCAGTAATGTATACAGTGGTCACACCCATGTTGAACCCTTTCATCTACAGCTTGAGAAACAAAGACATTAAGAAGGCTTTACAAGCACTTAGGGCAATATTTTTTTTAGGTGATAAGTTCACTTGCTTCAGTATTCTGAGATga